From one Lycium ferocissimum isolate CSIRO_LF1 chromosome 5, AGI_CSIRO_Lferr_CH_V1, whole genome shotgun sequence genomic stretch:
- the LOC132058244 gene encoding lignin-forming anionic peroxidase-like has product MVALSGAHTIGQAQCFLFRDRIYGNGTDIDVSFASTRKRQCPQEGENGNLAPLDLVTPNQLDNNYFKNLIDKKGLLQSDQVLFSGGSTDSIVSEYSNSPRAFSSVFAAAMIKMGDISPLTGQNGIIRKVCGSVN; this is encoded by the exons ATGGTCGCCTTGTCAG GGGCTCACACAATAGGCCAAGCACAGTGTTTTCTATTCCGTGATCGGATTTATGGCAATGGAACAGACATTGATGTCAGTTTTGCAAGCACTAGAAAACGTCAATGTCCTCAAGAAGGAGAGAACGGAAATCTTGCACCTCTTGATCTAGTTACACCAAATCAATTAGATAACAACTACTTCAAGAACCTCATCGATAAGAAAGGTCTTCTTCAATCAGACCAAGTTCTTTTTAGTGGAGGTTCAACAGATAGCATTGTTTCTGAATACAGTAATAGTCCTCGAGCTTTTTCATCCGTCTTTGCTGCTGCTATGATCAAAATGGGAGATATCAGTCCCCTGACTGGTCAAAATGGAATCATAAGAAAAGTTTGTGGCAGTGTGAATTAG
- the LOC132056199 gene encoding pseudouridine-5'-phosphate glycosidase-like isoform X1, with translation MASSPNSRLAILSRHFTSAASASKAGQNLGWIKISPEVSEALKHRSPIVALESTIISHGMSYPQNFETAKELEVIVRENGAVPATIAILDGVPCIGLTTEELEILARLGSKARKTASRDIALVMAGRENGATTVSATMYLASMVGIPVFVTGGVGGVHRHGENTMDISSDLTELGNTPVAVISAGVKSILDIPRTLEYLETQRVTVAAYKTNEFPAFFTQPSGCKAPARVESPEHCARVIDANIRLGRKSGMLIAVPIPREHSASGSLIESAIQQALQEAREKKITGNAETPFLLARVNQLTGGASLASNIALVKNNASVGAKIAVSLAQLQKHSDKRL, from the exons ATGGCTTCTTCACCTAATTCTAGATTAGCAATCCTTAGTAGACACTTTACTTCAGCAGCTTCTGCCTCTAAG GCTGGTCAAAATTTGGGGTGGATTAAGATATCTCCGGAGGTTTCCGAAGCATTAAAACATAGAAGCCCGATTGTCGCATTGGAATCAACGATAATATCTCATG GAATGTCGTATCCTCAAAATTTTGAGACAGCGAAAGAGTTGGAGGTCATTGTGAGGGAGAATGGAGCTGTACCTGCCACTATTGCTATTCTCGATGGCGTACCATGCATAG GCTTGACTACAGAAGAACTAGAGATTCTAGCACGTCTTGGGAGCAAAGCTCGAAAAACTGCTAGTAGAGACATTGCACTTGTT ATGGCAGGCAGGGAGAATGGGGCAACTACTGTCTCTGCAACAATGTATCTTGCTTCAATG GTCGGTATTCCAGTATTTGTCACTGGTGGTGTTGGAGGAGTTCATAGACATGGAGAGAACA cAATGGATATTTCTTCTGATCTTACTGAGCTTGGAAATACTCCTGTAGCTGTGATCTCCGCTGGTGTAAAATCGATACTAGATATTCCTCGAACGCTTGAATATTTG GAAACTCAACGAGTTACTGTTGCAGCTTATAAAACCAATGAGTTCCCTGCTTTCTTCACACAACCCAGTGGCTGCAAG GCACCTGCTCGAGTAGAATCACCAGAACATTGTGCTCGAGTTATTG ATGCGAACATAAGACTTGGGCGGAAGAGTGGAATGTTGATAGCAGTCCCCATTCCAAGGGAGCATTCTGCTTCTGGAAGTTTGATTGAGTCGGCAATACAGCAAGCACTCCAAGAAGCACG AGAGAAGAAGATTACCGGCAATGCTGAAACTCCATTCTTGCTTGCAAGGGTTAATCAACTCACCGGTGGAGCATCTCTAGCGTCAA ACATTGCACTCGTGAAAAATAATGCCAGCGTCGGTGCTAAAATTGCTGTTTCGCTAGCCCAGCTTCAAAAGCATAGTGATAAAAG GTTGTAA
- the LOC132056199 gene encoding pseudouridine-5'-phosphate glycosidase-like isoform X2: MSYPQNFETAKELEVIVRENGAVPATIAILDGVPCIGLTTEELEILARLGSKARKTASRDIALVMAGRENGATTVSATMYLASMVGIPVFVTGGVGGVHRHGENTMDISSDLTELGNTPVAVISAGVKSILDIPRTLEYLETQRVTVAAYKTNEFPAFFTQPSGCKAPARVESPEHCARVIDANIRLGRKSGMLIAVPIPREHSASGSLIESAIQQALQEAREKKITGNAETPFLLARVNQLTGGASLASNIALVKNNASVGAKIAVSLAQLQKHSDKRL, encoded by the exons ATGTCGTATCCTCAAAATTTTGAGACAGCGAAAGAGTTGGAGGTCATTGTGAGGGAGAATGGAGCTGTACCTGCCACTATTGCTATTCTCGATGGCGTACCATGCATAG GCTTGACTACAGAAGAACTAGAGATTCTAGCACGTCTTGGGAGCAAAGCTCGAAAAACTGCTAGTAGAGACATTGCACTTGTT ATGGCAGGCAGGGAGAATGGGGCAACTACTGTCTCTGCAACAATGTATCTTGCTTCAATG GTCGGTATTCCAGTATTTGTCACTGGTGGTGTTGGAGGAGTTCATAGACATGGAGAGAACA cAATGGATATTTCTTCTGATCTTACTGAGCTTGGAAATACTCCTGTAGCTGTGATCTCCGCTGGTGTAAAATCGATACTAGATATTCCTCGAACGCTTGAATATTTG GAAACTCAACGAGTTACTGTTGCAGCTTATAAAACCAATGAGTTCCCTGCTTTCTTCACACAACCCAGTGGCTGCAAG GCACCTGCTCGAGTAGAATCACCAGAACATTGTGCTCGAGTTATTG ATGCGAACATAAGACTTGGGCGGAAGAGTGGAATGTTGATAGCAGTCCCCATTCCAAGGGAGCATTCTGCTTCTGGAAGTTTGATTGAGTCGGCAATACAGCAAGCACTCCAAGAAGCACG AGAGAAGAAGATTACCGGCAATGCTGAAACTCCATTCTTGCTTGCAAGGGTTAATCAACTCACCGGTGGAGCATCTCTAGCGTCAA ACATTGCACTCGTGAAAAATAATGCCAGCGTCGGTGCTAAAATTGCTGTTTCGCTAGCCCAGCTTCAAAAGCATAGTGATAAAAG GTTGTAA
- the LOC132056200 gene encoding small ribosomal subunit protein eS21-like: MQNDEGQNMDLYIPRKCSATNRLITSKDHASVQLNVGHLDEFGRYTGQFTTYALCGFIRAQGDADSALDRLWQKKKAEVGQQ, translated from the exons ATGCAGAACGATGAGGGACAAAACATGGACCTTTACATCCCCAGGAAGTG CTCTGCCACTAACAGGCTGATCACTTCCAAGGATCACGCATCTGTGCAGCTCAACGTTGGGCATTTGGATGAGTTTGGCCGATACACCGGCCAGTTCACCACTTATGCTCTCTGTGGATTTATTCGTGCCCAG GGAGACGCCGATAGTGCTCTTGATAGGCTTTGGCAGAAGAAGAAAGCTGAAGTTGGACAACAATGA